In the genome of Myroides phaeus, one region contains:
- the porV gene encoding type IX secretion system outer membrane channel protein PorV: MKKVTALLVSVLVGQSLFAQKENRPITTGVPFLLIAGDARSAGMGDIGVATTTDAFSQQHNAAKYAFADQSQGFAVSYTPYMSKITSDMSLGQLNYYNKYNERSAIGASLRYFGMGEIDMREDLNGGVVTKKPNEFAIDVSYSLKLSENFGMAVTGRFINSNLKMPEVDGTSTSASSFAVDVSGFYESDKIAFSSFDGKWRAGFNVQNLGPKIKYDDQQFGSFLPANLKLGGSFDFIIDQQNTITVSGELNKLLVPTPPKFKRNNQDDYQMELQKYGDMGWFKGVFKSFGDAPGGFSEEMKEITWSLGAEYLFDNKFAFRTGYFHESQEKGARQYATVGAGFKYSLVSIDLAYLFSTSKINNPMENTLRFSLTFDIGNKRYKG; this comes from the coding sequence ATGAAAAAAGTAACAGCTTTACTTGTTAGTGTTTTAGTAGGACAATCTTTGTTCGCACAAAAAGAAAATCGCCCTATTACTACGGGAGTACCCTTTTTATTGATAGCAGGAGATGCTCGTTCAGCAGGAATGGGAGATATTGGAGTAGCAACTACTACAGATGCATTTTCTCAACAACACAATGCTGCAAAATATGCGTTTGCTGATCAGAGTCAAGGTTTTGCTGTTAGTTATACACCTTATATGTCAAAAATAACAAGTGATATGTCTTTAGGACAACTTAACTATTACAATAAATATAATGAGAGAAGTGCTATTGGTGCAAGCTTACGTTATTTTGGAATGGGAGAGATTGATATGCGCGAAGACTTGAATGGGGGTGTAGTAACAAAGAAACCTAATGAGTTTGCAATTGATGTTTCTTATTCATTAAAGTTAAGTGAGAATTTCGGTATGGCTGTTACTGGTAGATTTATAAATTCAAATTTAAAAATGCCAGAAGTTGATGGAACAAGTACAAGTGCGAGTTCTTTTGCGGTTGATGTTTCTGGATTCTATGAATCTGATAAAATTGCTTTTTCGAGTTTTGACGGTAAGTGGAGAGCAGGGTTTAACGTACAAAACTTAGGTCCTAAGATAAAATATGATGATCAGCAATTCGGATCATTTTTGCCAGCTAATTTAAAATTAGGGGGTAGTTTTGATTTTATTATTGATCAACAAAATACGATTACTGTTTCTGGAGAATTGAATAAATTGTTAGTTCCAACTCCTCCTAAGTTTAAGAGAAACAACCAAGATGATTACCAAATGGAATTACAGAAGTATGGTGATATGGGATGGTTTAAAGGAGTGTTTAAATCATTTGGTGATGCACCAGGAGGATTTAGTGAAGAAATGAAAGAGATCACTTGGTCTTTAGGAGCTGAGTATTTATTTGATAATAAATTTGCTTTTAGAACAGGATACTTTCACGAGAGTCAAGAAAAAGGGGCAAGACAGTATGCTACTGTGGGTGCAGGATTTAAATATAGCTTAGTATCAATTGACTTAGCATATTTGTTCTCAACATCTAAAATTAATAATCCAATGGAAAATACTTTACGTTTTTCTTTAACTTTTGATATCGGAAATAAAAGATACAAAGGATAA
- a CDS encoding Bcr/CflA family efflux MFS transporter — protein sequence MQTKLNITLMVLLMMFPQFVETIYSPALPSLSSHFNIPPEKTYLTISIYFSAFAIGVIFWGIISDYIGRRKAMLGGIIVYALASLLALIAPTFEIVLGARFIAAFGIAVGSVITQTMMRDSYSGQELNKVFSIMGIALSISPVIGLFLGGLIASFLGYVGIFSALALLAIILLYISYNKLPETKQGETKVTFKTIMQVASSLYRSIDIWQFALLIMCFNVLLFSYFTYAPFIFEKAGLNTTIYGYSGVLLALGTFIGSYFNKYCISKGISTNTLIKLSTLLALINSFFVYLLKDSLLFLLPNILIIASFGIAIPNILSVALQNYKSSIGTAGALFGLLYYSLIGLGLLSSQWINNYAFVLLTFSTIALVISFSLKPREMT from the coding sequence ATGCAAACAAAACTCAATATTACCTTAATGGTTCTACTAATGATGTTCCCTCAATTTGTGGAAACAATTTATAGTCCCGCTTTACCTTCTTTATCATCGCACTTCAATATTCCCCCTGAAAAAACATACTTAACTATAAGTATCTATTTTAGTGCCTTTGCAATTGGCGTTATATTTTGGGGAATTATAAGCGATTATATTGGTAGGAGAAAAGCGATGTTAGGAGGGATAATTGTTTATGCACTTGCCTCACTGCTTGCCTTGATAGCCCCTACGTTTGAAATAGTATTAGGTGCCAGATTTATTGCAGCTTTTGGAATAGCTGTAGGTTCTGTCATTACGCAAACTATGATGCGAGATTCATACAGTGGTCAAGAATTAAACAAAGTGTTTTCAATAATGGGTATAGCCCTTTCGATTAGTCCTGTGATTGGATTGTTTTTAGGAGGTTTAATTGCATCATTTTTAGGATATGTAGGTATCTTTTCTGCGTTAGCATTATTAGCTATTATTCTCCTGTACATTAGCTACAACAAGTTGCCCGAAACAAAACAAGGAGAAACAAAGGTTACTTTTAAAACGATTATGCAAGTAGCCTCTTCGCTGTATAGAAGCATAGATATTTGGCAATTTGCTTTGCTTATAATGTGCTTTAATGTCTTACTGTTTAGCTACTTTACTTATGCTCCTTTTATCTTTGAAAAAGCGGGACTAAATACAACAATATACGGTTATAGTGGCGTATTACTTGCTTTAGGAACATTCATTGGAAGCTACTTTAACAAGTATTGCATTTCGAAAGGAATTAGCACAAATACCCTTATTAAACTGTCCACATTATTAGCACTCATCAATTCCTTTTTTGTGTATTTACTAAAGGATAGTTTACTATTCTTATTACCAAACATATTAATCATAGCCTCATTTGGTATCGCAATTCCAAACATATTAAGTGTAGCACTACAAAACTACAAATCATCTATAGGTACTGCAGGCGCACTATTTGGCTTACTCTATTATTCATTAATTGGTTTAGGTTTATTGAGTAGCCAGTGGATAAACAACTACGCTTTTGTACTACTAACTTTTAGCACAATTGCATTGGTAATTTCTTTTTCTTTAAAGCCTCGAGAAATGACATAA
- a CDS encoding hemolysin family protein: MDIHPQIVTMLVNSGIVHEEISVAKLLLTLFLVLLNGFFVAAEFAIVKVRTSQIEVHQELNSKVAGVAKGIVANLDAYLAATQLGITLASLGLGWVGESSLTPVLMYLFEVFGLTGPEWYSFAKSISFPVAFAIITILHIVFGELAPKSLAIHFPTKTTFTVALPLRIFYFVFRPIIWLMNGLANGLLRLFGITPVHGSDIHTEEELKMIITESQEGGAIEETERLLIQNVFDFDDRRVNNIQTLRKNVSAIELSTTVKEAIDYAINEGYSRFPVYEDSLDDIKGVIYTKDLMKAMIKDQQDIDLASLIREPIFISENALIKNVLKQFQAKHLQMAIATNEVGEFTGIVTMEDILEELVGEIQDEYDNEEPIVEAIDEGVYVVNAHYNLSDINRLLPIRLVESEHYDTLAGLISEVYPADEYKVNDEVSLENYNGKVLKMYRNSIEKIQLSLKTQNDEEDKKED, from the coding sequence ATGGATATACACCCCCAGATTGTTACAATGTTAGTTAATTCCGGCATTGTACACGAAGAAATTTCTGTAGCGAAGTTGTTACTTACGCTATTCCTTGTATTATTAAATGGATTTTTCGTTGCAGCGGAATTTGCAATTGTAAAAGTTCGTACTTCTCAGATTGAAGTACATCAAGAGTTAAACTCAAAAGTTGCTGGTGTAGCTAAGGGCATTGTTGCAAACTTAGACGCTTATTTAGCAGCAACTCAGTTAGGTATTACTTTAGCTTCATTAGGATTAGGTTGGGTAGGAGAAAGCTCTCTAACACCTGTTTTAATGTATTTATTTGAAGTATTTGGACTTACTGGTCCAGAGTGGTATTCTTTTGCTAAAAGTATTTCATTCCCTGTAGCCTTTGCTATAATTACAATTTTACATATCGTATTTGGTGAATTAGCACCAAAATCATTAGCTATTCATTTTCCAACGAAAACTACTTTTACTGTAGCGTTGCCTTTACGTATTTTCTATTTCGTATTCAGACCTATTATTTGGTTGATGAACGGATTAGCTAATGGATTACTTCGTTTGTTTGGTATTACTCCTGTTCACGGGTCTGATATCCACACTGAGGAAGAGTTAAAAATGATTATTACTGAAAGTCAAGAAGGAGGAGCTATTGAAGAAACAGAGCGCCTTTTAATTCAAAATGTATTTGATTTTGACGATCGTCGTGTAAATAATATTCAAACTTTGCGTAAGAATGTTTCTGCTATTGAACTTTCAACTACGGTTAAAGAAGCCATTGATTACGCTATTAATGAAGGATATTCAAGATTTCCGGTATATGAGGATTCTTTAGATGATATTAAAGGTGTTATTTATACGAAGGACTTAATGAAAGCTATGATTAAAGATCAACAAGATATAGACTTAGCTTCTTTAATTCGTGAACCTATCTTTATTTCTGAAAATGCTTTAATTAAAAATGTTCTTAAACAGTTTCAAGCTAAGCACCTTCAGATGGCTATTGCTACTAATGAAGTAGGTGAGTTTACTGGTATTGTAACAATGGAGGATATCTTAGAAGAGCTTGTAGGTGAGATTCAAGATGAGTATGATAATGAAGAACCAATTGTTGAAGCTATAGATGAAGGTGTTTATGTTGTGAATGCACACTATAACCTTTCAGACATCAATAGATTATTACCAATACGTCTTGTTGAAAGTGAACATTATGATACCCTTGCTGGTTTGATTAGTGAAGTTTACCCTGCAGACGAATATAAAGTGAACGATGAAGTTTCTTTAGAAAACTATAATGGTAAAGTCTTGAAAATGTATAGAAACTCAATTGAGAAAATACAATTGTCATTAAAGACTCAAAACGACGAAGAGGATAAAAAAGAAGATTAA
- a CDS encoding CDP-alcohol phosphatidyltransferase family protein, whose product MKKHIPNIITLLNLLSGLIACVYAFDDNIHMAFLWVCIGIFFDYWDGFVARLLNVKSELGLQLDSLADMVTSGVVPGLVVYKQLANIQANQELYNLTPETYYMGVVPYLGFIITLGAAYRLAKFNIDTRQTDSFIGLPTPGNALFILSLPMIISTTDNETVISVLSNPYLLVILSILSAIIMNAELPLFSLKIKPGNIGAYKLQIVFVIASIILLIALQYLAIPIIILVYILLSIIKNVTSKQTV is encoded by the coding sequence ATGAAAAAACATATTCCTAATATTATTACGCTACTTAATTTATTATCTGGATTAATTGCGTGTGTTTATGCCTTTGACGACAATATTCATATGGCTTTCTTATGGGTGTGTATCGGAATATTTTTTGATTATTGGGATGGATTTGTAGCTCGCCTTTTAAATGTAAAAAGTGAATTAGGACTACAATTAGATTCTTTAGCAGATATGGTAACAAGTGGTGTAGTTCCAGGTTTAGTTGTTTACAAACAATTAGCTAATATTCAAGCTAACCAAGAATTATACAACCTAACACCTGAGACATATTATATGGGAGTGGTTCCTTATTTAGGATTCATTATCACATTAGGAGCTGCATATAGATTAGCGAAGTTCAATATTGATACACGTCAAACAGATTCATTTATTGGATTGCCAACTCCTGGTAATGCTTTATTTATTTTAAGTTTACCAATGATTATATCAACAACAGATAACGAAACAGTAATCTCTGTATTAAGTAATCCTTACTTATTAGTTATCTTGAGTATTTTAAGTGCTATCATTATGAATGCTGAATTACCATTATTCTCATTAAAAATAAAACCAGGTAATATTGGAGCTTATAAATTACAGATTGTTTTTGTAATCGCATCAATTATACTTTTAATAGCATTACAATATTTAGCAATACCGATTATCATTTTGGTTTACATCCTTCTTTCAATTATAAAGAATGTAACTTCAAAACAAACAGTATAA
- a CDS encoding DUF4105 domain-containing protein gives MRNILYLFLFFWIGQAVFANERALSERAEITVLTCGVGDELYSLFGHTAIRVNDPMEGIDRVYNYGMFDFSTPNFYGKFVKGDLLYFADYSTYKNFLVGYYYDNRAVYEQVLNLSQEQKQAIWEELNNSLKEENKYYVYKFIDQNCTTKVGDILNHNLSKPLNTDIEGNREEYRTILNTYLKSRYFELLGINLIFGSKVDQKSTSLFLPDKLMKGIAETTIDGKPLVKETFTVLEENKKEENNGVWWNTIWLFSAVVLLLTYLNTFQMVRNAYFILMGVLGVFFFAVGFYSLHSELLSNNTILLCSPLFLVLPFVRRKYIILKIVQMLLFVSLFLYVVLNLSSEKLIVTLPLFFLTVVSLAIDMRSSRSWVMAK, from the coding sequence ATGAGAAATATACTGTACTTGTTTTTGTTTTTTTGGATAGGGCAAGCTGTATTTGCAAATGAGCGAGCGCTTTCTGAGCGAGCAGAGATAACGGTGTTAACTTGTGGGGTAGGAGATGAACTGTATTCTTTGTTTGGGCATACTGCAATTAGAGTAAATGACCCGATGGAGGGAATTGACAGAGTGTATAACTACGGAATGTTTGACTTTTCTACACCTAACTTCTACGGAAAGTTTGTAAAAGGGGATTTACTTTATTTTGCTGATTACTCTACTTACAAGAATTTTTTAGTAGGGTACTATTATGACAATCGCGCTGTTTATGAACAAGTGCTTAATTTGTCACAAGAGCAGAAACAAGCTATTTGGGAAGAGCTAAACAATTCGTTGAAAGAAGAGAATAAGTACTACGTGTATAAGTTTATTGACCAAAACTGTACAACTAAAGTAGGGGATATTTTAAACCATAATCTTTCTAAACCCTTGAATACAGATATTGAGGGAAATCGCGAAGAGTATCGAACTATTTTGAACACTTACTTAAAGAGTAGATATTTCGAGTTGTTAGGGATCAACCTTATTTTTGGTTCAAAGGTTGACCAAAAGTCAACTTCATTGTTTTTACCCGATAAGTTGATGAAGGGGATTGCTGAAACTACAATTGACGGGAAGCCATTGGTAAAGGAAACTTTTACCGTTTTAGAGGAAAACAAAAAGGAAGAGAATAACGGTGTGTGGTGGAATACAATTTGGTTATTTAGTGCCGTTGTTTTATTGCTAACGTATTTGAATACGTTTCAAATGGTTAGAAATGCTTATTTCATTCTAATGGGGGTATTAGGTGTTTTCTTTTTCGCAGTAGGCTTTTACTCTTTGCATTCAGAGCTTTTAAGTAATAATACCATTTTGCTATGTAGCCCATTATTTTTGGTGCTTCCATTTGTTAGAAGAAAGTATATCATTTTGAAGATTGTACAAATGTTACTATTTGTTTCCTTATTTTTGTATGTAGTTTTAAACTTATCGAGTGAAAAACTAATTGTAACCTTGCCACTTTTCTTCTTAACAGTAGTTAGTTTAGCTATTGATATGAGAAGTAGTAGAAGTTGGGTAATGGCCAAATAA
- the putP gene encoding sodium/proline symporter PutP: protein MLNNLDPTIITFSIYLVAVLGIGIIAYLRTKDFSDYILGGRSFGPLVTALSAGASDMSGWLLMGLPGDIYKFGLSRSWIAIGLLIGAYYNWKLVAGRLRVHTEVNNNALTLPDFFHNRFGSDGKVVKTVAAITILFFFTIYCASGMVAGARLFETLFHMEYINALYLGALATIAYTFIGGFLAVSWSDTIQASLMLFALILTPVMIVMHMGGWDSIVTYTEQASLLTSIPYRSFTHNVEFIAIISAAAWGLGYFGQPHILARFMAADSAKTMRKARKIGMTWMALCLGGAVTIGYLGISYFQKNPDQASVVSTDNEMIFIELIKHLFNPWVVGVLLSAILAAVMSTLSSQLLMSSSTLTQDFYKAYFRRSASQKELVWTGRLTVLLISFVAILIAYDPNSKILALVAHAWAGFGAAFGPAILFILFWKRTTGIGTLAGITVGALTVVLWPILFGTTVYEIIPGFIFSSIAIYLVSKYGKQSSEEMQNKFVEADAIYHREK from the coding sequence ATGCTTAATAATTTAGACCCAACTATTATTACCTTCTCAATCTATTTGGTTGCCGTTTTAGGTATTGGAATAATAGCTTACTTACGCACTAAAGACTTTTCTGATTACATTTTAGGAGGTCGAAGTTTCGGGCCATTAGTTACTGCTCTTTCAGCTGGAGCATCAGATATGTCAGGATGGCTTTTAATGGGCTTACCTGGAGATATCTATAAATTTGGATTATCTCGTAGCTGGATTGCTATTGGATTACTGATTGGAGCTTATTACAACTGGAAACTTGTAGCAGGAAGACTACGCGTTCACACAGAAGTAAACAATAATGCTTTAACATTACCTGACTTCTTTCACAATCGATTCGGTAGTGATGGTAAAGTAGTAAAAACAGTAGCAGCTATTACAATTTTATTCTTTTTCACTATTTACTGTGCCTCTGGAATGGTAGCTGGTGCAAGGTTATTTGAAACCTTATTCCACATGGAATACATCAATGCACTATACTTAGGAGCATTAGCAACAATAGCATATACATTTATTGGTGGATTCTTAGCTGTAAGCTGGAGTGATACAATTCAAGCCTCATTAATGCTATTCGCTTTAATCTTAACACCTGTTATGATTGTAATGCATATGGGAGGTTGGGATTCAATCGTTACTTATACAGAACAAGCATCATTACTAACATCGATCCCTTATAGAAGTTTCACACACAATGTTGAGTTTATCGCTATTATTAGTGCTGCTGCTTGGGGATTAGGATACTTTGGTCAACCTCATATTCTTGCTCGTTTTATGGCTGCAGATAGTGCTAAAACAATGCGTAAAGCAAGAAAAATAGGAATGACTTGGATGGCATTATGTCTTGGAGGAGCTGTAACAATTGGTTACTTAGGAATTAGCTACTTCCAAAAAAATCCTGACCAAGCAAGTGTTGTTAGTACTGACAATGAAATGATTTTCATTGAACTTATCAAACACTTATTTAATCCTTGGGTAGTTGGTGTTTTACTTTCTGCTATTCTTGCCGCAGTAATGAGTACATTAAGTTCGCAACTTTTAATGTCTTCGAGTACACTAACACAAGATTTCTATAAAGCGTATTTCAGAAGAAGCGCAAGCCAAAAAGAGTTAGTATGGACAGGAAGACTTACTGTTCTTTTAATTTCTTTTGTTGCAATCTTAATTGCTTATGACCCAAATAGTAAAATCTTAGCTTTAGTAGCTCACGCGTGGGCAGGATTTGGTGCTGCTTTTGGACCAGCAATCTTATTCATCTTATTCTGGAAAAGAACAACTGGTATTGGAACTTTAGCAGGTATTACAGTTGGAGCATTAACTGTTGTTTTATGGCCTATTTTATTTGGTACAACAGTATATGAAATCATTCCAGGATTTATATTCAGTTCAATCGCTATTTATTTAGTATCAAAATATGGAAAACAATCAAGTGAAGAAATGCAAAACAAATTTGTGGAAGCAGATGCAATTTATCACCGTGAAAAATAA
- a CDS encoding MFS transporter — MQTTTPVHPIYNLQFILVCLSSLLFSASFNMLIPELPDYLSGLGGAEYKGLIIGLFTITAGISRPFSGKLTDKIGRVPIMAIGSVVCFVCSLLYPILTSVSGFLFLRLLHGFSTGFKPTATAAYVADIVPKERWGEALGLHGICFSTGMAIGPAIGSTIKIYTSINFLFYTSALFALLSIIILLNMKETLKDKEKLSFKMFKLTKKDIFDIGVFPAAFVTFMSYIAYGVILTLIPDWTGHLGLENKGIFFMIFTISSLLVRFVAGKVSDKYGRVLIINIGLILLFASLMIIGFYESVSGLYMGAFMYGISLGILSPALNAWTIDFSNPDQRGRAISTMYIALEAGVGGGAFIAGWYYKDTIAHIPTIMYASAAVIFISILYMFYRKVSLK, encoded by the coding sequence ATGCAGACAACAACTCCAGTACATCCTATCTATAACTTACAGTTTATCTTAGTTTGTTTAAGTTCACTATTATTCTCAGCAAGTTTTAATATGCTTATTCCTGAACTTCCAGATTACTTATCAGGATTAGGAGGAGCAGAATACAAAGGATTAATCATTGGATTGTTTACCATTACAGCAGGTATCTCACGACCTTTTAGTGGAAAACTAACGGATAAAATTGGTCGTGTGCCTATTATGGCGATAGGTTCTGTGGTATGTTTCGTATGTAGTTTACTATATCCAATCTTGACATCTGTATCCGGTTTTTTATTCCTGCGTTTATTACACGGTTTTTCTACTGGTTTTAAACCAACAGCAACTGCGGCTTATGTTGCAGATATTGTACCGAAAGAACGCTGGGGAGAAGCGTTGGGACTTCACGGAATATGCTTTAGTACCGGAATGGCCATTGGTCCTGCTATTGGTAGTACCATCAAAATATATACTTCAATAAACTTTTTGTTTTACACCTCTGCTCTATTTGCATTATTGTCTATTATCATCTTATTAAATATGAAAGAGACATTGAAAGACAAAGAGAAACTTTCTTTTAAAATGTTCAAACTAACAAAGAAAGATATATTTGATATTGGTGTATTCCCAGCAGCATTTGTAACGTTTATGTCGTACATCGCTTATGGTGTAATCCTTACTTTAATACCCGATTGGACTGGACACTTAGGTTTAGAAAACAAAGGGATATTCTTTATGATTTTTACCATATCCTCACTACTTGTACGTTTTGTAGCAGGTAAAGTATCTGATAAATATGGTCGTGTATTAATTATCAATATTGGGTTAATTCTACTATTTGCGTCTTTAATGATTATTGGTTTTTATGAATCAGTATCAGGACTTTATATGGGAGCATTTATGTATGGAATTTCTTTAGGAATCTTATCTCCTGCTTTAAATGCGTGGACAATAGACTTTAGTAATCCTGATCAAAGAGGTAGAGCTATTTCTACTATGTACATAGCACTTGAAGCTGGTGTTGGTGGAGGAGCTTTTATTGCAGGATGGTATTATAAAGATACTATTGCACACATACCAACGATTATGTATGCAAGTGCAGCTGTAATCTTCATTAGTATATTATATATGTTTTATAGAAAAGTATCTTTAAAATAA
- the cdd gene encoding cytidine deaminase: protein MKKIEIVTTFIEYDSMAELAVQDKELMEKAIQVRKEAYAPYSKFRVGAALLLEDGTIVVGSNQENAAFPSGLCAERTAIFYAGAVHPGKKILKIAITASSDLKLTNSPIPPCGACRQSILEYETKQEQPIEMYFMGAEGKVCYSPSLVNILPFHFEKDSI from the coding sequence ATGAAAAAAATTGAAATTGTTACAACCTTTATCGAGTATGATTCAATGGCTGAATTAGCTGTCCAAGATAAAGAGTTAATGGAGAAAGCTATTCAAGTTAGAAAAGAGGCTTATGCACCTTATTCTAAGTTTAGAGTTGGTGCAGCATTATTGTTAGAAGACGGTACAATTGTAGTTGGATCTAATCAAGAAAATGCAGCATTTCCATCTGGCTTATGTGCAGAACGTACTGCGATTTTTTATGCAGGAGCAGTACATCCAGGAAAGAAAATATTAAAAATAGCAATTACAGCTTCGTCTGATTTGAAACTTACCAATAGTCCAATACCTCCTTGTGGTGCTTGTAGACAAAGTATCTTGGAGTATGAAACAAAACAAGAGCAACCTATTGAAATGTATTTTATGGGAGCTGAGGGTAAGGTTTGCTATTCTCCATCTTTGGTTAATATATTACCTTTTCACTTTGAGAAAGATTCAATTTAA
- a CDS encoding tyrosine-protein phosphatase → MFSFFKSKPVLKDLIPNNFVDIHSHLMFGIDDGAQTQEDTKTIISAMKSLGFDQAITTPHTTPLVWDNTKEGILAKYDEVKTVLASEAESLKLRVASEYMMDESFLKRIETEQLLTLKDNYVLVEMSYVNPPIQLMDILFHLKSNGYNIVLAHPERYNFYHGNLEMYKKLKKSGCQFQMNLLSTTGYYGGHVLEAANYLLNNDMIDFVGSDIHHTKHIRGFESKVQVKEVKNLEKAIANNIFFKQ, encoded by the coding sequence ATGTTTTCATTTTTTAAATCAAAACCTGTATTAAAAGACCTTATTCCGAATAACTTTGTTGATATTCACTCGCATTTGATGTTTGGTATTGACGATGGGGCACAGACGCAAGAGGACACTAAAACTATAATTAGTGCGATGAAATCTTTAGGATTTGATCAGGCGATTACTACACCGCATACAACACCATTAGTATGGGATAACACCAAAGAAGGAATATTGGCTAAGTATGATGAGGTTAAAACGGTTTTAGCAAGTGAGGCAGAGTCTTTAAAGTTAAGAGTGGCGTCTGAGTATATGATGGATGAGAGTTTTCTGAAGCGAATTGAAACAGAACAACTGCTTACGTTAAAAGATAATTATGTTCTTGTTGAGATGTCTTATGTGAATCCACCTATTCAATTAATGGATATTTTATTTCATTTAAAGTCAAACGGATATAATATTGTATTAGCTCACCCTGAGCGTTACAACTTTTATCACGGAAACTTAGAGATGTATAAGAAGTTGAAAAAGTCTGGTTGTCAGTTTCAGATGAATTTGTTATCGACCACAGGATATTATGGGGGACACGTATTAGAGGCTGCCAATTATTTATTGAACAACGATATGATTGATTTTGTTGGTTCTGATATTCACCATACAAAGCATATACGCGGATTTGAATCTAAAGTTCAGGTTAAGGAAGTTAAGAATTTAGAAAAGGCTATTGCTAATAATATTTTCTTTAAACAATAA
- a CDS encoding AraC family transcriptional regulator: MAYLNKEDIFHLEQIGLPVIGLASDLVQHDSGYHKHNNHLQFLYAPSGCMTLITEDRQVILPPRKLLLIPAGVKHRVTFRNVVAYRSIYIHSVAIKSLPTDLTVLSVNPLLQQLIERIAWWEWTTSYSVEQEHILAVFWDELTIAEKGDYELKIPTDYRLIDKVKSFVFEKEMPPFLKDLSKEVGASEKTISRIFQKETGMSYQDWRLQWNLLRAIELLAEKLTISEIAVELCFSSDSAFIEFFKKHTGVTPNKYLQE; encoded by the coding sequence ATGGCGTACTTGAACAAAGAAGATATTTTTCACTTAGAACAGATTGGTTTGCCTGTAATAGGATTAGCGTCTGATTTGGTACAACACGATTCTGGCTATCATAAACACAATAATCATCTGCAATTTTTATATGCTCCGTCTGGTTGTATGACTTTGATTACTGAAGATAGACAAGTGATACTTCCGCCAAGGAAGTTATTGCTTATTCCGGCAGGGGTTAAACATAGAGTGACATTTAGAAATGTAGTAGCTTATCGATCTATTTATATTCATAGTGTAGCGATAAAAAGTTTGCCTACAGATTTAACTGTATTATCTGTGAATCCTTTATTGCAACAACTAATTGAACGCATTGCTTGGTGGGAGTGGACAACTTCATATTCGGTAGAACAAGAGCACATTCTTGCTGTTTTTTGGGATGAACTAACAATAGCTGAAAAAGGTGATTATGAGCTTAAAATTCCAACTGACTACCGATTAATAGACAAAGTAAAGTCGTTTGTTTTTGAGAAAGAAATGCCACCTTTTTTAAAGGATTTAAGCAAGGAAGTAGGAGCGAGTGAAAAGACTATTTCGCGTATTTTCCAAAAAGAAACGGGAATGTCTTATCAAGATTGGCGTTTACAGTGGAACTTACTTCGGGCTATAGAATTGTTGGCAGAAAAACTAACTATTTCTGAAATTGCTGTAGAGTTATGTTTCTCTTCAGACAGTGCCTTTATTGAGTTTTTTAAGAAACACACAGGTGTAACTCCCAACAAATATTTGCAGGAGTAA